A region from the Acyrthosiphon pisum isolate AL4f chromosome A1, pea_aphid_22Mar2018_4r6ur, whole genome shotgun sequence genome encodes:
- the LOC100169556 gene encoding 40S ribosomal protein S7-like, giving the protein MPIPTQAKIVKKGSAGPDQFELSIAQALLELENNSDLKAQLRELYITKAKEIELLGKKSIIIYVPMPQRSQFQKIQARLVRELEKKFSGKHVVFIGDRKILPKPTRKTRTQNKQKRPRSRTLTWVYDAILDDLVFPAEIVGKRIRVKLDGKQVMKVHLDKTQQTNIEHKVDTFASVYRKLTGREVTFEFPEPYL; this is encoded by the exons ATGCCTATCCCAACACAagctaaaattgttaaaaagggCAGTGCAGGCCCTGATCAGTTTGAGTTGTCAATTGCCCAAGCTCTTCTGGAATTGGAAAACAATAGTGACTTAAAAGCTCAACTCCGCGAGTTGTACATTACAAAAGCTAAAGAAATTGAGCTCTTAGGCAAAAAG agtattattatttatgtaccaaTGCCACAAAGATCACAGTTCCAAAAAATTCAAGCTCGTCTTGTTAGAGAATTGGAAAAGAAATTCAGTGGTAAGCATGTTGTATTCATTGGTGACCGAAAAATATTGCCCAAACCAACAAGGAAAACTCGTacccaaaacaaacaaaaacgcCCCAGAAG ccgTACATTAACGTGGGTCTATGATGCTATTTTGGATGATTTGGTGTTTCCCGCTGAAATTGTTGGCAAACGCATTCGTGTAAAATTGGACGGTAAACAAGTCATGAAAGTACATTTGGACAAAACTCAGCAAACAAACATTGAACATAag GTGGATACATTCGCTTCAGTGTACAGAAAGTTGACTGGTAGGGAAGTGACTTTCGAATTTCCTGAACCATATTTATAA
- the LOC100161268 gene encoding peroxisomal membrane protein PEX13 — protein MNDHELELNNIIQRSTQLLQNIQTGAVGPGRVAPPMTTTPVSLSHAPITSPNHPLNLGGSRIQRRPMPTQYNIPNNLNTYGGAYNNYPYRGMANMNMGAFNPYSAYGQLTNSQFHNPIVIAAAENSRPAFESIQSVVQSFNSVSMMLESTFTAMQMSFQALLGVAENFTRLRMFMMKLYSTIVSFKLARWFLTKLFYLLKMVRGDRGSNTEEELWKALSSADNNKEMISSDGRSWPLVVFTGLLVTTPYLVYKLLNSVTPESVPSVNNTLPSNMSIATAQCDWSSTDPKTIPLVKGKSYLTSQENIALARETGWLLVDNFDRKQGYVPLVAFKARKTDSRSYDALIQDIPNVSSYPAPSNSIHEQMQPKPSTPVTDVHGNPIALPHPLVDCDKSNIDRQ, from the exons ATGAACGACCATGAACTTGAACT caataatattatacaaaggtCTACACAATTGTTACAAAATATCCAGACTGGTGCTGTAGGACCGGGTAGAGTTGCTCCACCTATGACAACAACTCCAGTATCACTAAGTCATGCTCCAATAACAAGTCCTAATCATCCTCTCAACTTGGGTGGATCAAGAATCCAGAGAAGACCTATgccaacacaatataatattcccaataatttaaatacttacggTGGTGCGTACAATAATTATCCATATAGAGGTATGGCGAACATGAACATGGGTGCATTCAATCCTTACAGTGCATATGGGCAACTAACAAACAGTCAATTCCATAATcc GATTGTAATTGCAGCAGCTGAAAATTCTCGCCCTGCTTTTGAATCAATACAGTCTGTTGTTCAATCATTTAACTCGGTCAGTATGATGTTAGAGTCTACATTCACTGCAATGCAGATGTCTTTTCAAGCATTATTAGGTGTAGCCGAAAATTTTACTCGTCTGAGAATGTTTATGATGAAATTGTATTCAACTATTGTGTCATTCAAATTAGCTCGTTGGTTTTTAACTAAACTTTTTTATCTATTaa AAATGGTGAGAGGAGATAGAGGATCGAATACCGAAGAAGAATTGTGGAAAGCTTTATCATCTGCAGATAATAACAAAGAAATGATTTCCTCTGATGGACGATCTTGGCCATTAGTAGTTTTCACTGGACTTCTAGTTACAACACCAtatcttgtatacaaattacTCAATTCAGTAACACCAGAATCGGTCCCTAGTGTCAATAATACTCTACCTTCAAACA TGAGCATTGCTACTGCGCAGTGTGATTGGAGTAGTACAGATCCAAAAACCATTCCGTTAGTGAAAGGAAAGTCTTATTTGACATCTCAAGAAAATATAGCATTAGCCAGAGAAACTGGATGGCTCCTTGTCGATAACTTTGATAGGAAACAAGGATATGTACCTTTAGTTGCTTTTAAGGCACGCAAAACTGATAGTCGCTCATATGATGCCCTGATACAGGATATACCTAATGTGAGTTCCTATCCTGCACCATCAAATTCAATTCATGAACAAATGCAACCAAAACCATCAACTCCAGTCACTGATGTACATGGTAACCCAATAGCTCTACCTCATCCATTGGTAGATTGTGATAAATCCAACATAGATAGGcagtga